The stretch of DNA TGATGTCTCTGAAGGCTACAGAGAAGTCTTAACAGAAACTGTGCTTTTACATTGTAACATTTCTCTTCCTTGGGATCACACTTTATAACAAGAGTGAGTGAGTAGCAGGTCTAGCTGCAACCTCATAGGCTTTTTCCTTATGAAATTTCTGTTCAGGGGACATGATGTAACTTGCATACCATGTAACAGGCCATGTTcacctatattttttaaaatgttaccctATCCTTCTATACTTCAACATTCTACCTCACTCTGGAAATTTTGACATATCCAGGATATACAGCATTCTTAATAGAAATTGGCCTGAACCAGAAGAGAATCATAAATCAGAGCAGTATGACTTCATCAGTCCAGAAATGAGAAAACTGGCATAAAGTAAGTGATTTTCCCAAGATCACAAAAGTTGGAATAGAATGTAAGCCTTCTAGGACCTCTTTCATCACTCCCCTATACTGGCACTTCCCAAAATGTGTACACAGAGCACTGTTCTGGGAGCTGTTAACAGTTGTGCTGCGAAGAGCAGAGTTCAGGGGTGAAATAAGCCTAAGAGTGACTTCATTTCCATTCCCACACTTGGAAAATAGCAGTgcatattaacatattaaaggaCAAAGCAAATACCGAACCAGACAGGATGTGGGAATGAAAAGCATAAACCAGAAGTAGTCTAGCAGGCCAGGATATATTTTCTGCCCAGCTGAAATGCAGGATAGAAGCAGGGATGGGAGAGAGAATTAATTACTGACATAATCTGGACTAAATGGGTCCAAAGCCCCAACAGGGCTTTGTTTTGGAGAAGGGGAGCTGCTCACCACACGCATCAGCTTCTGCTCCAGTTAGATGAGTGTGTTCAAATTTAAGAACATAGATTATTATATTCAACTAGGCTCTATGCACAAAGCCCCGTGGATTCTGATATCCAGCTGAGAGACTGGTACAACCGAAGAGCTATAAAGTTTGCTTTTCAAGTTAGATGAGCAGTACTGCATAGGAGTTAAGGGGCCCTAAATTAAGACTGCCTAGATCCAAATCCCAGCTCTCTCACTAACCTTGGGCAAATGCCTCAGTTTTCACCTCTGTAAAAGAGATTTTAATAACAGTACCCATCTCATAAGAGTGATATgcaaattaaatgagttaatgtatgtAGAGCATTTAGAACACTGTCCTGCACAAAATAAGGATGATgtaagagtttttatcattatATTAGCTTCTATTCAAGGAACAAAGAATTTATATAACAGTGCTTCCAAATGTACCAAGCATGCTCATCCAGTAAACATAATAATTCTATTAAGACCCGGattgccggggcacctgggtggcacagtgggttaaagcctctgccttcagctcaggtcatgatcccaggatcctgggatcgagccccgcatcgggctctctgctcagcggggagcctgcttcctcctctctctctctctctgcctgcctctctgcctacttgtgatctctctctgtcaaataaataaaaattaaaaaaaaaaaaaaaaaaaagacccggATTGCCACTGCCAGCAGCCATGGCTCTACTTACCTAACTCTGACTGCAAAAGTTGACcagaaaaagttaaatttaaattagtcATAGTTTGAAAACTGCCCCCCAAATATGTAAATGTATCAACATTCAAATTAGGAAGAAGAAATGAACTCAACATTAAAGACTAAAATTGAGGCCATCTTGCCCAagctttttatctatttttttttaatctaaaaaaaaaataagattttttttaaatgcctgatTGTTGGACAGACAACAACCAGGTAGCCATTCTGCCTGCAGAGTTGTCCTCTGATATCTAAATGATCTTCACAGCATTTTTGTAACTTCAAGCTAGAACAGGTCCTGTGACACCATGATTTTTTACATTAAATGTCCCTTTCTCTGTTACTGTAGCCCAGGCTTAATAGTGAGAGTTTGCACAAAAGGTCAGGTTCCCGTGGCTCTGAGTGCTTTGGCCCTGATGTGAGCTGGTGGTTACTGAGGAACTCTGTGTGCATTTTTTagaaggtaggaagggagggaggaaacgaaagaaggaggggaggaaggaaaaagagaaaagaaaagtattaCTAACTTGAAGATTTAGTTTTGCTGACATGGAACTGGCAACAGAAATTTTGTAGCATTTAAGTTCTCCACAAAAAGAAGGTGAAACTTTTTCTTCAGCCATGCATTTTTGAGGTGATCTTATCAGTCTCAGTACTTTGCTTTCAAAGTACTTTCTCTTGACTTTTTCTTTCAGAGTTTCAGGACCCACCAAGCTACTCCAGTTCAGAATTTTGCAAGCATTTCATTCCAAATTTACtaaatttaaagttttctgtGGGAACTGGTACCATATTTTGTAAGCAAAGTTTGGATCCGTTGCTAAGGACATCTTCAGCTATGAAACTAAGAGCATTACTGGAATGTAGAGTAGGCTGTAGCAGTTGCCAGTAGACATGGCAAAATTAGAGGGGGAAAGGAATCCCCCCTCCTACATTCCCCATCCCaattcaaaatgacaagaaaatttCTGATAGTGTCAACTCACAGGGTTTTTTATTTATAAGCATTTGTTTTGTCAGATCttttggagagaaggaagaggtagAACATGCCCAGTTTCTTGCAGTATATGCGAGtgagaagcaaaaaaggaaaagatggtaggtaggaaaaacagaacaaaacaaaactggagaggCATATGCCAGGTTAAACATAAAGCCTGAGGAACCACTACAAGCCTGTGGAAGACTTTGAATTAGTCCAGTGACATTATACCTGAACCTGGGCCTCGTGGCCAGAAAAGGCCGGGAGACTAAAGGTTGAGCCTGCCCAAGCTTCTCTGAACAGCTGCTCCCAAAGCAATCAGGTACCATGATTGGGCCTTAGGTTTGCTGCTCATCCTGCCACCTATCACTGAATTCTTCCTTTGCATACTAGATCctgctctccttttcttttcctttttccacattttcctttctcGGTTAAAGCTGCAACTACTTGCTAGATTATAGCCCTAAAATAGTCTTGTTTCTACTTTTGAAGGATGGATTGAGTTGAATTTTGGAGGATGGGGGTAAGGCTTTGAAGAAAACTAGAGATGACAAGCAAAAAGGGATAGCTAGCATTCTGAACAGAGTAAATGAGAGATACGCTTACAGATAGTATTCTTTTCTGGCATGACCTACTTGATTATAAGTACTTATTTTTTAGTCTTGGTATAGCTGtagtaattattttgaaaagtgtACAAAACAAAGGATGGAACATGACCACTGTTAGGATAAGTGGAGTCAGAATTGAGAGCCCCTTCTTTCATTGAATGCACTTTCACTGtttgtccttcccttcctctcccctcaaaTTCCCTATCTGCTATTTTGCCACTGTGGCCTTTAGGGCCTTCACTGAGTTCACTCTTCACAGGGTCGTGTTCTTTGGATGTGGGAACTGTGTTCTTTCTCAGTGATGCTGGTGGGAGTCCCTTAATGAGCTGGGAACAAGCTTCTTGAAGAATAGTTCCCAGTCCTGATTCTCCTGGCCAAATAAAACATTCTGGCTCTTAGGGATGAGTAATTTTAGCAAAAACACTTTAGACTGTTGAAGTACAGCTGTGTCTccaatattatttttcatcatgTATAGTTAGATTTCCCAGAGAACAGCTGACCCCTCTAGAAATATAGAACACTccctcaaataagtgaaattgaactaaattaaacaagatgcatttttaaaaactgagtcaCAACTTAATGAACAATTCAACCAATAGGAAGTTGTAATGATTCTAAACTTATCTGCACCAATATACCTATGAGATATGTAAATAAAACTTGGTAGAATTGCTGGAAAACGTGGACTAATTCAAAATAAGAGTGGGAGATGTTAATGCACATGttgataaaacaaaaatgtatacacatataacATATTTGAAAACCATAATTAACAAGTTTATCTATGATCATGGATATCTATGATCATGTAGAACTCTGTACCTAACAATGAGAAACTATATATTCTATTCAGAAATGCTTTGAAAcactttttaattgtttatgtAGTAGGCCAGGGCCTGGCAAACTGAAGCCCGTGGACCAAATTCAGACAGGATATGTTTCTATAAATAGTTTAACTGAACACAGCCATGCctacttatttatatattgtctAGGGCTGCTTTTGCACAACAGCAGAGTTTGAGTAGACATTATTGCTCTGCAAACCCTATACCTATTTACTATATTGCATTTCACCTAAAAAGCTCACTGGTCCCTGcactagaaaataaaacaagttataaCAAATATCAAAGAATTGGTATGCAAGCCATTTTTCTAACCACAGTACCAAAAAATGAtaactaaaaaaaatctgtttggaaatttaaaaatgcacttcCAAATAACTCATTAGTCAAAGAAAAATCATtatagaaacttttaaaatatttagaattgaaTAACTATGAAAATGATATACATTTAAAACATATGGTATTCAACTTAAGTTATATTTAGAGAAAATACATACACTTAtgcttatatcagaaaaaaagatatttagtgGGCTAAATATCCAActgcaaaacagaaaatcagtagAGTAAACCCAGAGAAAGTTAAGAACATTGGTTCAGTAGAAATCAAAGATGCAATAGAAAACATCTATAAATACAAaacctggttttttgtttgtttgtttgtttttgtttttttgtttttttttttcctcttttatttttatttgcatttattctgtGCAAATTTACTCCCGGGccataagtttttgtttcttcagtttcttctgggatatctttttcttctgtgcaaCCTCCTCTTCTGGTTTAGGAACAATCTGCTCTTTTTCAGTAAGGATCATCTCAATGTGGCAGGGAGAGCTCATGTATGGGTTAATGCGACCATGAGCCCTGTAAGTCCTACGCCGCATCTTGGGGGCTTTGTTCACCTGAATGTGCTCAATGACCAGAGAATCGACATCTAAACCCTTAAGTTCAGCATTACTCTCTGCGTTCTTAAGCATGTGCAGTAAAAATTCAGCGCTCTTCTTGGGCCACCGACATTGTGTCCAGCCCCATTGTTTGGCCTGGGCACACCTACCAACTCCACCATTGTAGCGACGGAATGGCACACACTGCTTCTGCAAAGTGACGTCTTTCAGATACTTGGTGGCTTTTCGGATATGCATACCCTTGATGGCCTGGGCAGTTTCACGTGTGTTCTTAAAGTGAACATGGAGATTTGAACCTCTTGACTTGCATGATTTCGTAGGGTTTTCCGGGTCAAGCGAATAGCGAACCATTTTCAGAGGTCACCCCAGGCCGCTGAGAGGAAGaggctatttgtttgtttgttttaaagacctGTCCATGATTGAACCAGAAAAAATAAGGTGTAAATAAAAaatcagacacaagaaaaagaGGATATAACTGCATACAATGATcaatgccaataaatttgaaaagttaGATAAAATTGCCAAAAAATTTCACTTACCAAaacgaaattaaaaataaatagaaaaatgtcgATAATCGTATAACCATTTGAAATTGAAGTATTTGTTAAAACATACCCATATGAAGAATACTACACTCTGCTTGTTTTACTGACACATTTTACCTACTATCAGGGTATATAAAtattaaggtattttattttagaagtctACATAAAATTTTAACTCCTCTCCCAAAAAAAAactgttattaaaaaagaaatatcccaTGACCAACTGGGATTTGTCCTAGGAATAATATGAACAGTTTAACATTATCCTATTTTTATAATTCAGCACATTAACAAATTATAGGAGAAATCCTgcatgatcctctcaataaatgCAAAACCAAAAAGCATTGCATTAATTTTAACAGCTATTCATGATTTTAAACAAACTCTTAGCAATCACAGAATAGAAGGAAacatcattggggcacctgggtggctcagtaggttaagagtccaactcttgattttaactgaggccgtgatctcaaggtcctgagatggagtccagcacctggctctgcactcagcttgagattctctctccctctcctcttgccctgctcatgctctctctttctcaaataaataaataatttggtttttttaaaggaagcatcATTAAGCTGTAAGCAACATCTTTTCATGCGAAGGTAGTATAGGTGTTAAAATTGTAGAATCTTGGGATTTGACTCTCAGCTCTGCTAGTTAGTTATTAGTTGTTTGACATTGTGTAAGTGTTACAGATTGTTTAATGAATTagcttctgtcatttttttaaagtcaggttAATTGGGGATTCATTTACATTCAGTATAATTAACCCTTTTtgtgtacagttctgtgaattttgATTGATGAATAAATACAGTTGAGAActgtagaacatttccatcacccctgAGAAGTATCCCGTCTCTAGTCCCCAGTAACCATTCTTCTGTGGTtcctataatttttccttttctagaatattaaataaatggaatcacacattaTGTAGCCTCTTTAATCTGGTTTGTGTTTCATTTAGCATCATGCCTTTGAAATTTGTCCATTGCTATTGTGTGTTTCAGTAATTTGTTTTGCTCAGAAACTGTGAGAATAGAGTTCAGCAGGTCACTAGCAAGCACAGATCAAGGTTTTTGTGAGGCCTGAGCTTATAAATTTAAAGGGCCCTCTCTTAGAAAAGGAATACAAAATTACTGATACAAAATTAAGTATGAAAGTAGttgttttaaataagaaattacaaCACCACTGCTGTAAACACGGgaattctgaaattttttattatacttgTCCCCATCAAATACAAAAACATATGTATGTTTTCTTGAAAACTATACATAGTACACCATCTATTGTGCTCCTACAAGAAAAATGGGAACCTAATTCTCTGcttatagttttgtatttttgatGATTAGAAGGATTTCCACTGACTAGTTTTTGGTTTCATACATCCTGGTTCTCCTCCAGTGCCTGCATAGTTCTAAGGAAGGTTGTTACAGGTGTGTTTCTGTCATGATCAACAGCCTCTGACCTTGCACACTTTGTCACGGTGGCTGGTGAGTTGGCATAGGGTGGTAGGAGTATTCTTGGTAGCATTCCTATACGAGGAGACCTAGTAGTAATTTAGCTGTAGACTATATGATTGTGAAccatgtaatattccattaaacCCCAAACTAAATGCATGCCCAACCAACTTCCTCTATCTGGAGCCCCAGAATGTTCACTTCCACTTCAACATCATTCATTACGGGATATGTGAAAGAGGTGAATTCTGAGTAGAAATAGTGATCTACTTATTTGAACCACAATATAtctttcttttgcatattttctaagaaaatttaACTGTGTGATCCATTGCCAAGGGCCTTACCAGGGCCTAGAAGGGGTTCATGCAAGCAAGTGCTTTGAAGCTTAAGGGAAATTGCTGGGAAATTGGACTTCCAATATTTCTCATAAAGAACATGAAAGCAGGGattgaagaaaagaggaaatatgtgcaactttttaattttgcttgctttttctgcTTTGGGTCGAAAAAGGACAGTATACTTGACCCCTTTATTGGAAGAAGAGTTCAGGCAGTTCCAtctggtggtattttttttttcctttttcttttttttaagtatactctCAGGAAGGAGGAGATGAGGCTACCCTGTCTTGTTGTCTCCATTCCACAAGCACTGTCAATCGCTGGGCCTAATTAGCATAGGTCTGGCTTAACCTCCTCAAATGCCAGCAGTTTTAGAGGAACCTGGGAGCTGAAGCCAGGCTGGGTAGGTTGGGTCCCATACTTTTCTTTTAATACTCTCTTAATGGAAATCACAGAACTGGCATCCTTATTTCAGAAAAGCAGTTTTCTCTTTTGGAACCAAAAAACATCACAGGCTAAAGAAACAACTAATGTATTCAACCTACAGTGATATGAGATGATCTCATGTTACATGTTAAAAGGTTTCAGATTAAATAATTTTTGGCTCAGAGAATACAAATTTAGAGCATTTGGTTAACaaggtattttaaatatttctcatgaGTTTTTGTTGCATAAGAGTCAcatacctttaaaaatatgttattttcagTTAGATTACTTAAATACAGACTATACTTTTCAGTTATCAGATTCTGGGCAATGGAGGAAgacagaattcagaattttttttaaagcattattggAGTTTTAAACATCACGGTTTGAtcctgacatttatttatttgcattttatccattttatcttaaaatgacttttaaagttaataaaaagatttatgtaaGTGGTTTTATGTTTACTGTTAATCAACACTGGGCTAAGTACTTGGGACACACGGTATGGAAGGATAAAATTATATGCTGATTTACAATGTGATGTAGAAGTGCCGCAACAATAGGAAGAAGGAGGGCTGTATAGTCAGCCAGGGGTTCCCTGAAAGATCCCAGATGAAGATGGATTGGAAGATGTTAAGTAAAAGGAGGCTCCATGGATAGAAGCCAATATAAGAAATTTCACAGGACTAAAGGTGGCTTTGATGGGGAAAGAAATTCCCTAGGTGGGGttaccagatttagcaaataaaaatacatgccacctcattaaatataaatttcagataaacaatgaatgatTTTAATACTATGTGGATATCTCCCATGCAATACATGGGACATACTTAGACTAAAAAATTATCCAATaacttgtactttttaaatttaatctggCAGCCTTACCCCGGAAGCTTTATTTTTGAAGAGTCCATCATGGCCTTCTTGGGTTGAATTTCTAAATTCTACATGTCTCTGAACCCAGCTGCCTTCCTGGCTGTCCTAGTGAGAACATCAGTGACAGGGGTACCCCCAGCAGTAAGATGGTACTCTGGTCTGGTCCACAGCCAACCACACACCTGTTGGCTTTTCCAGCATAATAATTTGGGCTTCCTGAAGAAAAGGATGGATCTTTAAACACTTTCATATATCTAATATCTAATGGCTTTAATTAGCATTTCCCTAGTGGCTAATGATATGGAACATGTTTTGTGTACTTACTTTTTAGTGgacgtctgttcatatcttttgccatTTCCTAATTCACTTGTCTAGTTTTTTAGTATTcaattttgagaattctttatattgTCTAGTTACTGATCTGTCCTTTGTTAgaaatgtggtttgcaaatatttctccctgTATGTAGCTTGttttttcatcctcttaacagGGTCTTTGCAAAGCAGTTTTCAATTTTGATAAAATCTAACTTAtcaattattgtttttattgattGCATTTTTAGTTGCAAAATTAAGAGCTTTGCCTAACCCTAGAACctaaagattttctccttttctttctaaaggttttagagttttacattttatgtttaagtttGTGATCcatttttgaggtgagttttgtACAAGATCTGAAACTTGAGTAAGGGTTAATTTTTCTGCTTATGAATCTTTTTTCCCTATTTGTTGAAAAGGTTATTTTTCTGCCATCAAATTGCCTTTGTTAAAAACCAGTTGGGTATATTTGTGCGGGTCTTTTTCTGGGTCTGTATTCTattccattcatttatatgtCTGTTCCTATGCCAATACCACACAATCTTAATTATTATAGCTATATAATGtagtaagtcttaaaatcacTTTAACTATTCTAGTTCCTTTCCCAttctacataaattttataataatctgTATATATCTAGAGAAAAGTCTTGCtggaatttttatagaaattatgTTAAACCTgtatcaatttggggagaactgGCATCTTTACCATGGTtagtcttccaatctatgaacatgtTATGTCTTCTTGTTTACTTaggtcttcttttatttctttcatcactgttctTCAACATGAAAGTCTtctacatattttgttaaatttatacctaagtattttagggttttgtttttttagcaatTGTAAATgacattatgtttttaatttttgtgttcaTATGTTCACTGctagcatataaaaataaaattacatgtttatcttttattctaCAACTTTGCTAAACCTAGTTCTAGCACAGTTTAGGGGTTTGGGGGAAGTTTTTCAGatttcttgggattttctatgtaaACAATCATGTCATCGGCAAATGAGaatagtttgatgtctttctttctgACGTAtatgactttcatttcttttcttgcctttttacaCTGATTAAAagttctagcactatgttgaataattCTGGTCAGAGCAGACATCTGTGCCTTTTTCCCAATCACAGAAAAAGCATTAAGTCTTTCATTAATAAGTACAATATTTTCTGTAAGTTTTTTTATACGTACTgttcatcatttcttttaaatttgtttatattttatgtccTAGAATATGATCTATCTTAGGGTATGTTCCataacatttgaaaagaatgtgtattctgttgagTAGAATGTTGAGTGCAAATGTTGATCAGATCCTATTGGGAAATGGTTATCACTTAATTCTTCTATATCCTTGCTCTGAGAGAACTGTTGAACTTTGCAACTGAACTGtacttttgtctgtttcttctttcatttctatcagtttttgcttcatatattttgtagCTCTTTTGTTTGGTGCATACACATTAagaattgttatgtcttcttgacAGATccacccttttatcattatataatgtccttTTCTCAAGTAGTTTTCCTTACTCTGAAGTCagttatctgatattaatatagccactcagctttcttttgatcaGTACTTGTATGTTGAGGTGCTTGGGTGGGGAGCACCCAAGCACCcaaccccaccttgggctccctgttcagtgtggagcttgcttctccctctccctctctctctgccgctctCCCCagcttgggctctctttctctcactctctttctcaaataaataagtaaaatatttttttaaaaaatttgtggagcacctggatggcttagtcagataagcatctgtgtttggatcccagggtcccagggattGAGCAccgtatcaggttctctgctcagtgggaagcctgtttccttctgcctgccactctacttGCTTGTGCCGTCTctcttgtctatcaaataaataaataaaatctttaaaatatcttttaaatatttatatgttaaaaattttccatcattttgctTTCAACTTGTTATGTTGTTATAATTGAGGTAAGTTTCTTGTAAATAGCATATAGTTAGGTCATGTTTTCTAATCTACTCTGTCAATCTCTatctttaaatttgcatttttaggccatttacattaaTGTGATTTTTGATATGAAACAGTTTAAATCTAACATTTTATTctggtttttttctgtttgctctttttaatttctctattttctctttcctgccttcttGTGTGTTACTTGAGCATTTTGGAATTCTGTTTTGATTTATCTTAGTGTTTTTGAGTATATTCCTTTGTGTAGCTTTTTAAGTGGTTGCTAAAACCACTAGGTAGGTGAGGCCTTTTTACCACTGGGCAATATATGATGACTCTCTACTAGTCCTCCTCTAATATCATCCTAGTGGGGAGGGAAAGGTTCACTTCATTATTTCCCTGAGGAGATGGAATTCAAGACCTACCATGTGGTCTCTATTGATACTGCAATGGTGGTGGTAGTGATAGGAGTGGGGAACAGGGGTTTGTCATTACCCTTAAGAGATGAAAATCCCTTTGGGATTTCAGTCACTGCTTGATCATCTCTGATACTGCCCTGGTGACAGGTGGAGGAGGAGTTGGGTTGCCTCATTTACAGCCTGGCAAGGGTGGAAGTCTAGGCTCCCCACTTAGCCTTTGCTAATGGGGGCAAGTCCACAGTTTTTTGTCTAAACATAGTTTTTATCTAAACATTTTTGGTCTTGCTAGGTGGCCCTTTTCCTGGTCATTTTGTTAAACAGAACAGATGTTTGTTGGGGCTTTTTTTGTCTGCTCCCATTGGCATTTCCAAGTTATGGCTTCTTTAACCCTAAGCCTGAGAtaatgaggcaaaaagaaaatgcagggagCTAACTGCTGTGTTTACCCTTATACCCAAAGGTCCCAGACTGTCTTCTCTCTACCTTTAAGAGACTTcctatgtttgttttatatataaggtCCAGGATTTTTAGCTGTACTTAGCAGGAGGAATAGGAAAAACaacaactactactactactactactgctactactactactactactacaactatTACTGCCTttccagaaacagaaattctATGAATACTTTTAATGCCAACATAATCATTTAAAAGCCCTATTAATCACCTATCTGCTATTATTCCATGGGTAgaatccttttttgttgttttttccatgCTATACAGTTAAAAGTATATGTCTTAATCAGGGTTCTCTAAAagaacagaaccaataggagatacatatctgtatctatatatctacatctatatctgtCTGTATATAAAAGAAGGCGTTGGCTTATGCAATCCGTGACTCTGGCAAGTCCCAGCATCTGCACTGTGGATTGGCAAGCTGGAACCCAGATTCCAATCCTAGTcagaaggcctgagaaccaggacaGCTGATGTTGTAGTTCTAGTCTGAAGCGTGACAGGCtctagatgcaggaaaagctgaTGTTTCAGTTCAAATCCAAAGGCAGAAAAAATTATCTTATTCAGCAGAGGTtcagtctttttgttctattcaggtcttcatCTAATGAGACTGCCCACCCACACTAGGGAAGGCACTCTGCTTTATTCAGTCTAccattcaaatgttaatctcacccAAAAACACCCttacagaaacacccagaataatgtttgaccagaTATCTGGGtccacataaaattagccatcacagtGTGCAAACATTTAAAAGCACAAGATGACCGGTTTGGTTAATTGAGACCTAAATAGGAATTCTGACCAAGGTTGCTCACAAATACACATTTTGGGATGACTTTGAAGTAGGTAGAGAAATTCAAAGAGAATGagtaaagcctttttaaaaattcaaaaatgtggggcacctgggtggctcagtgggttaagccgctgccttcggctcaggtcatgatctcaggatcctgggatcgagtcccacaaggggctctctgctcagcggggagcctgcttcccttcctctctctctctctgcctacttgtgatctctctctctctctctctgtcaaataaataaataaataaatctttttaaaaaataattcaaaaatatatttaaagggaGGAACCACTTGTCTagaaaactgaacagcaacatgtggaagaatgaaactgaaccactttcttacaccatacacaaaaataaattcaaaatagatgaaagacataaatgtgagataggaaatcatcaaaatcctaaaggagaacacaggcagaaacctctttaaCTGGCTGTAGCAGCTCCTTACTAGACACATTACCAgagacaagggaagcaaaaggaaaaatgaattttggggac from Neovison vison isolate M4711 chromosome 6, ASM_NN_V1, whole genome shotgun sequence encodes:
- the LOC122908439 gene encoding 60S ribosomal protein L17-like, whose amino-acid sequence is MVRYSLDPENPTKSCKSRGSNLHVHFKNTRETAQAIKGMHIRKATKYLKDVTLQKQCVPFRRYNGGVGRCAQAKQWGWTQCRWPKKSAEFLLHMLKNAESNAELKGLDVDSLVIEHIQVNKAPKMRRRTYRAHGRINPYMSSPCHIEMILTEKEQIVPKPEEEVAQKKKISQKKLKKQKLMARE